The Pseudonocardia sp. HH130630-07 DNA window CGAGTCGCTGCGGTAGGCCGCGGGTCGTACCCGGCTGGTCCGTCGTGTCCACACGGTGCGGCGTCCGCACAGCCGTCGTGATCGGACATCTGGCTGCGTCCGGTGCCATCAGCGGCACCGGACGCAGCCGATCCGACGATCGACGGAGCAGAGCCGGGACGTCAGCGGATGCTGATCCCCCAGTCCCTGGCCGGCATCGGGAACACGGGTGCCGCGACCCCCTACGCTCCACGGATGCCCAGCTCCCGCCGCGAATCGATCACCACACCGGACGGCACCTTCGACGCCTACTGCGCGCTGCCCGACGCCACCGCGGCCCCCGCCGTCCTGGTCTTCCAGGAGGTCTTCGGCGTCAACGACAACATCCGGGAGCTGTCCGACCGGCTCGCCGCAGCCGGGTTCCTGGCGCTCGCACCCGACGTGTTCTGGCGCATCGAGCCGCACTTCGAGCGCAAGGACGAGTCCGGGCTGTCCGACGGCTTCGCGATGGTCGGCCGGCTGGACTTCGGTCTCGTCGGGGCCGACGTCACCGCCACCATGGCGCACGCGCTGTCCATGCCGGAGTGCGACGGCACCGTCGGCGGCGTCGGGTTCTGTCTCGGCGGGACGCTCGCGTACCTGCTCGCCACCGAGGCCAGGGTGGACGGTCGCGGGCCGGACGCCGTCGTCTCCTACTACGGATCGGCGGTCAACGGCATGCTCGGCTCCGCGGACCGCGTCGAGTGCCCGGTCCTGTTCCACTACGGCGCGAACGACCCGTACATCTCCACCGGACAGATCGACGAGGTCGAGCAGGCGCTGGGCGGCCGGCCCGACGTCACGGTGCACCGCTACGACGCGGGGCACGCGTTCGCCAACTTCGACGCTCCGTCGCTGTACGACGAGACGGCCGCCGCCCTGGCCTGGGACCGGACGCTGCGCTTCCTCGACGGGCGGCTGCGCCCGTCCTGACCTGCTCAGCCGGCCGAAGGCCCGCCGTGCGCAGCGCAACGGCCACGGCGGTCCAGGCGGGGACGGCGGCACCGACGAGCGACAGCGTGTAGATCAGGACCGCGCCGGTGAGCATTCCGTCGACCGCGCGGGGGTGGCGGCGGATCCAGGAACCCGGTCGGTCCGTCCCACCGTTCGACTCGTCCGCTGCCACGATCCGGAGTATCCCGGGCGGCAGGCGTTCCGGGTGGGCGGCGGGAGGCACCGGTGCGGCAGAACCTGACGGAGGACGTCGAACTCGCCATCGCGGCGGCGCGCGCCGGTATGGCGGCGCTGGCGCGCAGCGGCCGCGGCGGGTTCGACCGCACGCCGAAGTCCGGCGACGACTTCAGCACGCCCGCCGACGTCGCCGCGGAGCGCGCCGTTCGTGCCACGATCGCGCAGCGGTGTCCCGGCGAC harbors:
- a CDS encoding dienelactone hydrolase family protein; its protein translation is MPSSRRESITTPDGTFDAYCALPDATAAPAVLVFQEVFGVNDNIRELSDRLAAAGFLALAPDVFWRIEPHFERKDESGLSDGFAMVGRLDFGLVGADVTATMAHALSMPECDGTVGGVGFCLGGTLAYLLATEARVDGRGPDAVVSYYGSAVNGMLGSADRVECPVLFHYGANDPYISTGQIDEVEQALGGRPDVTVHRYDAGHAFANFDAPSLYDETAAALAWDRTLRFLDGRLRPS